One Cololabis saira isolate AMF1-May2022 chromosome 12, fColSai1.1, whole genome shotgun sequence DNA window includes the following coding sequences:
- the abtb1 gene encoding ankyrin repeat and BTB/POZ domain-containing protein 1, with protein MDVSDLFSSCRKGDVCRVRYLVEQRDADLNVRDKWDSTPLYYACLCGHEELVQYLLASGAKCEANTFDGERCVYGSLSDSIRRLLKDYKCVSVRAMQRNDFNYFLHMLLEQGQHSDVKFLVHGQTFLAHRCVLSARSEYFTEMFETKWKGKNLITLKHPLINPAAFGAILQYFYTGRMDIDISLVEDSRRLAKQCKMADLMEELENKCKQLYEFVSNKPGICVKVLSLEPHTCQLQEEMAQLADCALPTELRVGFGELPFNRVDRFPTYPDICFRVEGYDFLCHKAFFCGRSDYFKALLEDHFSEGEQLQSQPSTPVITLHNISHEIFIHVMYHIYTDDTELTMENVFDVLCVADMYLLPGLKRLCGKTLGKTICEDNVLHMWKTAKLFRLSRLEDQCAEFMAKNIERLVEQAEFADIIKEDAASVEERHETDSVPLVDDIRYHIASNVQTYSAIEEANQKLEALEELLSSINIDC; from the exons ATGGACGTGTCCGATCTGTTTAGTAGTTGCAGAAAGGGCGACGTTTGTAGAGTCAG atACCTTGTTGAACAAAGAGATGCGGACCTTAATGTAAGGGATAAATGGGACAGCACCCCTTT ATATTATGCCTGTCTCTGCGGTCATGAGGAGCTGGTCCAGTACCTGTTGGCTAGTG GTGCCAAGTGTGAGGCCAACACGTTTGATGGTGAGCGATGTGTATACGGCTCCCTGAGTGACTCTATTCGGCGCCTGCTCAAGGATTACAAGTGCGTCAGTGTCCGAGCCATGCAGAGGAATGATTTCAACTACTTTCTGCACAT GTTATTAGAGCAGGGTCAGCACAGTGATGTGAAGTTCCTGGTTCATGGGCAGACATTTCTGGCCCACCGATGTGTTCTCAGCGCACGCTCAGAGTACTTCACAGAGATGTTTGAAACcaagtggaaaggaaagaacCTCATCACTCTCAAGCACCCTTTG ATCAATCCTGCAGCTTTTGGAGCTATCCTGCAATATTTCTATACAG GAAGAATGGATATCGACATAAGTCTTGTGGAGGACAGCAGGCGGCTGGCTAAGCAGTGCAAAATGGCAGATCTAATGGAAGAGCTGGAGAATAAATGCAAACAACTCTATGAATTCG TGTCCAATAAGCCAGGAATCTGTGTTAAAGTGCTCAGCCTGGAGCCTCATACCtgtcagctgcaggaggagatggCTCAGCTCGCAGACTGTGCACTGCCTACTGAATTAAGA GTTGGATTTGGTGAACTTCCTTTTAACAGGGTAGACCGCTTCCCTACTTATCCTGACATCTGCTTCAGAGTCGAAGGTTATGATTTCTTGTGTCATAAG GCATTCTTCTGCGGACGGAGCGATTATTTTAAAGCCTTGCTGGAGGACCACTTCAGCGAGGGAGAGCAGCTGCAGTCTCAGCCCAGCACCCCAGTGATCACTTTACACAACATCTCGCATGAAATCTTCATCCACGTCATGTATCATATCTACACGGATGACACAGAG CTGACGATGGAGAACGTGTTTGACGTGCTGTGTGTAGCGGACATGTATCTGCTGCCGGGCCTGAAACGCCTCTGTGGGAAGACGCTTGGTAAGACCATTTGCGAAGACAACGTCCTACATATGTGGAAGACGGCCAAACTCTTCCGTCTCTCACGGCTTGAAGATCAGTGTGCGGAGTTCATGGCCAAGAACATTGAACGG CTGGTGGAGCAGGCCGAGTTTGCTGACATCATAAAAGAGGACGCGGCATCGGTGGAGGAAAGACACGAGACAGACTCTGTCCCTCTGGTGGACGACATCCGCTACCACATCGCCAGCAACGTCCAGACGTACAGTGCCATCGAGGAGGCCAACCAGAAGCTGGAGGccttggaggagctgctgtccagCATTAATATTGACTGCTGA
- the LOC133457068 gene encoding deoxyribonuclease-1-like isoform X1 produces MKIASFNAQRFGVAKVSDPDVLSNLVKIVSRYDIIVILEVMDASGASIRLFLEELNRVNPSHHYTLQVSARLGRDRYKQQFLFLYRDDVIDLIDCYLYEDKQVNDVDAFAREPYILYFKPRNTVLKDLVLIPVHATSQDSQKELDELYDVFQVVRNKWKTNNIMILGDFRADTTHITQKEMEAIRIRSDKNFHWLIADGVDTTARTSNDHTYDRIVVYGDDMMAAIVPNSARPFNFHNEFGLTAKMALRVSDHYPVEVELLSTPPFWEPKSIQKHGNVASQETSGNRVVTESLHDEVMSLQRETLLLQREKLQLEICLLKRKLATFK; encoded by the exons ATGAAGATTGCTTCCTTCAACGCCCAGAGGTTTGGAGTGGCAAAAGTCTCAGATCCTGATGTCCTGTCAAACCTGGTTAAG ATTGTGTCTCGATATGACATCATAGTTATTCTGGAGGTGATGGATGCGAGTGGGGCTTCTATCAGACTCTTCCTGGAAGAACTAAACAG GGTCAACCCGTCCCATCACTACACACTGCAGGTCAGTGCTCGTCTGGGAAGAGACAGATACAAGCAGCAATTTTTGTTTCTGTACAG GGATGATGTGATCGATCTGATTGACTGCTATCTATACGAAGACAAACAGGTGAATGATGTGGATGCGTTTGCAAGAGAGCCTTACATCCTCTACTTCAAACCGCGTAACACAG TCCTGAAGGATCTGGTGCTGATCCCGGTCCACGCCACATCGCAAGATTCACAGAAAGAACTGGATGAGCTGTATGACGTTTTCCAGGTGGTCAGAAACAAATGGAAAACAAAT AATATAATGATTCTGGGAGACTTCAGAGCAGATACCACACACATCACACAAAAAGAAATGGAAGCCATCCGCATTCGCAGCGACAAGAATTTCCACTGGCTGATTGCTGATGGCGTGGACACCACTGCACGAACGTCCAATGATCACACCTACGACAG GATTGTTGTGTATGGAGACGACATGATGGCAGCCATTGTGCCAAACTCAGCCAGGCCCTTCAACTTCCACAATGAGTTTGGGTTGACAGCAAAAATG GCCCTCAGAGTCAGTGATCACTACCCTGTTGAGGTGGAATTACTCAGCACTCCTCCTTTCTGGGAGCCAAAGAGCATCCAAAAACATGGAAATGTTGCCTCCCAGGAAACATCAGGTAACAGAGTTGTCACAG AGAGTTTGCACGATGAGGTCATGAGCCTGCAGAGGGAAACCCTCTTGTTGCAACGAGAAAAACTTCAACTTGAAATCTGCTTGTTAAAGCGGAAGCTTGccacattcaaataa
- the LOC133457068 gene encoding deoxyribonuclease-1-like isoform X2, with translation MKIASFNAQRFGVAKVSDPDVLSNLVKIVSRYDIIVILEVMDASGASIRLFLEELNRVNPSHHYTLQVSARLGRDRYKQQFLFLYRDDVIDLIDCYLYEDKQVNDVDAFAREPYILYFKPRNTVLKDLVLIPVHATSQDSQKELDELYDVFQVVRNKWKTNNIMILGDFRADTTHITQKEMEAIRIRSDKNFHWLIADGVDTTARTSNDHTYDRIVVYGDDMMAAIVPNSARPFNFHNEFGLTAKMALRVSDHYPVEVELLSTPPFWEPKSIQKHGNVASQETSESLHDEVMSLQRETLLLQREKLQLEICLLKRKLATFK, from the exons ATGAAGATTGCTTCCTTCAACGCCCAGAGGTTTGGAGTGGCAAAAGTCTCAGATCCTGATGTCCTGTCAAACCTGGTTAAG ATTGTGTCTCGATATGACATCATAGTTATTCTGGAGGTGATGGATGCGAGTGGGGCTTCTATCAGACTCTTCCTGGAAGAACTAAACAG GGTCAACCCGTCCCATCACTACACACTGCAGGTCAGTGCTCGTCTGGGAAGAGACAGATACAAGCAGCAATTTTTGTTTCTGTACAG GGATGATGTGATCGATCTGATTGACTGCTATCTATACGAAGACAAACAGGTGAATGATGTGGATGCGTTTGCAAGAGAGCCTTACATCCTCTACTTCAAACCGCGTAACACAG TCCTGAAGGATCTGGTGCTGATCCCGGTCCACGCCACATCGCAAGATTCACAGAAAGAACTGGATGAGCTGTATGACGTTTTCCAGGTGGTCAGAAACAAATGGAAAACAAAT AATATAATGATTCTGGGAGACTTCAGAGCAGATACCACACACATCACACAAAAAGAAATGGAAGCCATCCGCATTCGCAGCGACAAGAATTTCCACTGGCTGATTGCTGATGGCGTGGACACCACTGCACGAACGTCCAATGATCACACCTACGACAG GATTGTTGTGTATGGAGACGACATGATGGCAGCCATTGTGCCAAACTCAGCCAGGCCCTTCAACTTCCACAATGAGTTTGGGTTGACAGCAAAAATG GCCCTCAGAGTCAGTGATCACTACCCTGTTGAGGTGGAATTACTCAGCACTCCTCCTTTCTGGGAGCCAAAGAGCATCCAAAAACATGGAAATGTTGCCTCCCAGGAAACATCAG AGAGTTTGCACGATGAGGTCATGAGCCTGCAGAGGGAAACCCTCTTGTTGCAACGAGAAAAACTTCAACTTGAAATCTGCTTGTTAAAGCGGAAGCTTGccacattcaaataa
- the LOC133457066 gene encoding keratin, type II cytoskeletal 8-like — protein sequence MSLRTKHSRHPGLKSSRGFSSLSLGSYSIPKVSTATQGAPITAVTINQSLLAPLKVDIDPTIQAVRTQEKEQIKTLNNRFASFIDKVRYLEQQNKMLETKWKLLQEQTVGISQTEPMLRTYTANLQRQLELLNQDKQRLQGESSAMHKHVDDYKTKYEEEINKRNDAENEFVLLKKDLDEGYMGKVDLADKLSALTDEFTFLEAVYNAELLELQDGLKNTSVVVQMDNSRSLNMDQIVSDVRAQYEEFAAHSREEAENWYKTKFDQMSAEANQYESEKHNIKGEMAEMKRMISRLEHEIAAAKAQRTAVESNIAEVEKQGQQAVLDAKDRIKDLERALQKAKHDMALQLRDYQELMNVKLALDIEISTYKKLLEGEEERLGQNRIISIQTVPYKVPTVSTVPEVKTHQRRRSGPLLIKTVETHDRSYS from the exons ATGAGTCTGAGAACCAAGCACAGCAGACACCCTGGACTTAAGTCCTCACGAGGCTTCAGCAGCCTGTCCTTGGGATCCTACTCCATCCCCAAAGTCAGCACCGCTACTCAAGGAGCTCCAATCACAGCTGTAACCATCAACCAGAGCCTGCTCGCCCCACTGAAGGTTGATATCGACCCCACTATCCAAGCTGTCCGCACCCAGGAAAAAGAACAGATCAAGACCCTCAACAATCGCTTCGCCTCATTCATTGATAAG GTGCGATACCTGGAGCAGCAAAACAAAATGCTGGAAACCAAGTGGAAGCTGCTGCAGGAACAGACTGTTGGTATCTCTCAGACCGAGCCCATGCTCAGGACCTACACCGCAAACCTGCAGAGACAGCTGGAGCTTCTGAACCAGGACAAACAGAGACTCCAGGGGGAGAGCAGTGCCATGCACAAACATGTGGATGACTACAAAACCAA GTATGAGGAAGAGATCAACAAAAGGAATGATGCAGAGAATGAGTTTGTCCTGCTCAAAAAG GATCTGGATGAAGGATACATGGGAAAGGTGGATCTAGCTGACAAGTTATCTGCTCTTACTGATGAATTCACCTTCCTCGAGGCTGTGTATAATGCG gagctgctggagctgcaggatgGCCTGAAGAACACCTCAGTAGTGGTGCAGATGGACAACTCACGCAGCCTGAACATGGATCAGATTGTATCTGATGTTAGGGCTCAGTACGAAGAATTTGCTGCCCATAGCCGTGAAGAGGCTGAAAACTGGTACAAGACAAAG TTTGACCAGATGTCTGCTGAGGCGAACCAGTATGAGAGTGAGAAACATAATATCAAGGGGGAAATGGCTGAAATGAAGAGAATGATCAGTCGCCTGGAGCATGAGATCGCTGCTGCAAAAGCCCAG CGTACTGCCGTTGAGAGTAACATTGCTGAGGTGGAAAAACAAGGGCAACAAGCTGTGTTGGATGCAAAGGACCGCATCAAGGACCTGGAGCGGGCTCTGCAGAAAGCTAAGCATGACATGGCTCTGCAACTGAGAGACTACCAGGAACTCATGAATGTCAAGCTGGCCCTCGACATAGAAATATCCACCTACAAGAAACTGCTGGAAGGAGAAGAGGAAAG ACTTGGACAAAATCGAATTATCAGCATCCAAACAGTCCCTTATAAAG TTCCTACAGTTTCTACAGTTCCTGAAGTTAAAACTCATCAACGGCGGAGGTCAGGTCCACTTCTCATTAAGACCGTGGAGACCCACGACAGATCGTACAgctaa
- the si:ch73-233m11.2 gene encoding NACHT, LRR and PYD domains-containing protein 14 has translation MDKGAVLTHFLNSKGVPTCLGGELPASVLNSSKYVPLIAAAAEDDNPPSLDHAIHTALSAESKCVALIGPEGSGKTTALQKLVMDWAKGEQLQHFSYVFYFHFWEMNSLEGALSLETLIQRSQYRVPPETVNLVAERPETVLFVFDGLDQYKHNLDPSVHTICSDPDQVVPVSCLVASLLHRSLLRGAAFVVATRPTENLKFLPGTQVEALGFLKPQRKAYFNNFFTDPAAANKALLHMERTLGFYDFCASPRFCWTVCSVYKSLMDLSADLPKTLSQLFADILVHLIQNLSLSEARNRALVLALGRMASHCFLDPHSSCTKEQVDSFGFEQFLNTSDVFLRKDGELELNNCAFSFHSQLIQEFILALAFFLDKSTYEDVEKMLEKHEGSAMFLEFFLSGLSEQVQYRRLETLLGEFDSDRIKDVRCWLISSSKKTLKGYMKENHYRCFHILQQAQNESLVKEMGIHPGQLGYGHNNLSLKDCVTLNYIITCLGGINAFDLRNTTILPDKAEVLASIFSQVKKISLTDNTFSAEVIHHLASALSRGVANDLFLSRCHLSPDIFKSLCAGLKESKLQQLNIEVCKLTEAYCEDLVSVLTSETSQLGWLDLRFNPIRDDGLVKLCTALYSPRCRLQELSMQRCDLTSASMEAFARALCSDQSQLIKAELRGNSIGDSGVEALCKALQHPVCKLHSLILFDNELTGACCSSLKEAFMSEHFSLTELNLAVNELGQEGGLLLCQGLSRRGCPIERLDLTRCELTPRVFEELGSLLKSGTSRLKALIMGINEVGDHGVKPLWDAVAHPSCLLEELDLELTGLTDACIDDLCAAIRGSKTLKHLELRNNMLSDASIPALIQVVEASDNLQELCLRYNDISEEFLSSCDKIIF, from the exons ATGGACAAAGGTGCTGTTCTAACTCACTTCCTGAACTCAAAGGGCGTCCCAACATGTCTAGGCGGGGAGCTCCCTGCCAGCGTGCTGAACAGCAGTAAGTATGTACCTCTGATcgcagctgctgctgaggacgACAACCCGCCCTCCCTCGATCATGCCATCCACACTGCTCTGTCAGCCGAGTCCAAATGTGTTGCACTCATCGGTCCAGAAGGATCGGGTAAAACCACTGCTCTGCAGAAGCTCGTCATGGACTGGGCAAAAGGAGAGCAGCTTCAACACTTTTCATACGTCTTCTATTTCCACTTCTGGGAGATGAACTCTCTCGAAGGGGCATTGTCATTAGAGACTTTAATTCAACGCAGTCAATATCGTGTCCCTCCTGAGACCGTGAACCTGGTTGCAGAGAGGCCTGAAACTGTGTTGTTTGTCTTTGATGGTCTGGATCAGTACAAGCACAACCTGGACCCCTCTGTCCATACCATCTGCTCTGACCCAGACCAGGTCGTGCCAGTGTCCTGTTTAGTGGCCAGTCTCCTTCACAGATCCCTTCTGAGAGGAGCTGCCTTTGTGGTGGCAACCAGGCCAACAGAAAACCTGAAGTTTCTTCCTGGCACCCAGGTGGAGGCCTTAGGATTTTTGAAGCCCCAACGAAAAGCCTACTTTAACAACTTCTTCACTGATCCTGCCGCTGCCAACAAAGCACTGCTACACATGGAGAGGACCCTGGGCTTTTATGACTTCTGTGCTTCTCCAAGATTTTGTTGGACAGTTTGTTCTGTTTACAAGTCTCTTATGGATTTGAGTGCAGATCTTCCCAAGACGTTATCTCAGCTGTTTGCAGATATTCTGGTTCATCTGATTCAGAACCTTTCATTAAGTGAGGCCCGCAACAGAGCACTAGTGTTGGCCCTTGGCAGGATGGCGTCTCACTGCTTTCTTGATCCACATTCAAGCTGCACCAAAGAGCAGGTTGATTCCTTTGGTTTTGAACAGTTTCTCAACACGTCTGATGTTTTCTTGCGCAAAGACGGTGAACTGGAGTTAAATAATTGCGCCTTTTCATTCCACTCCCAACTGATTCAGGAGTTCATCTTGGCTCTGGCCTTTTTTTTGGACAAGTCGACATATGAGGATGTAGAGAAGATGCTCGAAAAGCATGAAGGCAGTGCGATGTTTCTCGAGTTCTTCTTGTCGGGCCTCTCGGAGCAAGTCCAGTACAGACGACTCGAGACCCTGCTGGGGGAGTTCGACTCTGATCGGATCAAGGACGTTAGATGCTGGCTTATAAGTAGCTCAAAAAAAACGCTGAAGGGATATATGAAAGAGAATCACTACAGATGCTTCCATATACTTCAGCAGGCACAAAATGAGAGTTTGGTGAAGGAGATGGGCATTCATCCTGGGCAACTAGGCTACGGTCATAACAACCTGAGCCTCAAGGACTGTGTCACTCTCAATTACATTATCACATGCCTTGGCGGCATCAACGCTTTTGATCTGCGCAATACCACAATTCTACCGGACAAGGCAGAAGTCCTGGCTTCAATATTTAGCCAGGTGAAAAAGATAAG CTTGACAGACAACACCTTTAGTGCAGAAGTTATCCATCATTTGGCTTCAGCTCTCAGCAGGGGGGTCGCCAATGACCTGTTTCTCTCCAGGTGTCACCTCAGTCCTgacatttttaaatctctttgtgCGGGACTCAAAGAATCCAAGTTGCAGCAATTAAA TATTGAAGTATGCAAGCTCACAGAAGCCTACTGCGAAGACCTGGTTTCTGTACTGACTTCAGAAACCTCTCAGTTGGGCTGGCTAGACCTCAGGTTTAATCCCATCAGGGATGATGGTTTGGTAAAGCTCTGCACAGCCCTCTATAGTCCTCGCTGCAGACTACAGGAGCTAAG CATGCAACGTTGTGACTTGACTTCAGCGTCCATGGAGGCCTTTGCAAGAGCTTTGTGCTCTGACCAATCCCAGTTGATAAAAGCAGAGCTGAGAGGCAACTCGATTGGTGACAGTGGAGTGGAGGCTTTGTGCAAAGCTCTGCAACACCCAGTTTGTAAACTGCACAGCCTCAT ATTGTTTGATAATGAATTAACAGGGGCATGCTGCTCGTCCTTGAAGGAAGCCTTTATGTCGGAGCACTTCTCTCTGACAGAGCTGAATCTGGCAGTGAATGAGTTGGGCCAGGAGGGGGGGCTGCTTCTCTGTCAAGGCCTGAGTCGACGTGGCTGTCCGATAGAGAGACTGGA CTTGACTCGATGCGAGCTGACTCCAAGGGTATTCGAGGAGCTGGGCTCACTGCTGAAAAGTGGGACTTCTCGCCTTAAGGCCCTAATTATGGGTATCAATGAAGTTGGAGACCATGGGGTTAAACCTCTTTGGGATGCTGTTGCACATCCAAGCTGCTTGTTGGAGGAACTGGA CCTGGAACTGACTGGTTTGACAGATGCCTGCATTGATGACCTGTGTGCTGCTATAAGAGGCAGTAAGACTCTGAAGCACCTGGAGCTGAGGAACAACATGCTGAGTGATGCCTCCATCCCAGCACTCATCCAAGTTGTAGAGGCCAGCGACAACCTGCAGGAGTTATG CCTGAGGTACAATGACATCAGTGAAGAATTTCTCTCCTCGTGTGACAAGATAATCTTCTGA